GCTCGGTCCACCAGGGCGCCGCGCTGGAGGTCAAGCCGCTCGCCTGGGGTCCGCTGGCCGAGACGGTCCTCACCGGCCCGGCGGACCGCCCGCCGCTGGTGGTGCTGCTGGACCGGGTGACCGATCCCCACAATGTGGGCGCGATCCTGCGCTCGGCGGAGGTGTTCGGGGCCGCGGCCGTGATCTCCACCGCCCGGTCCGCCGCACCCGAAACCGGCGCGCTGGCCAAGACCGCCTCCGGCGCGCTCGAACGCCAACCCTATTTGCGGGTGCGCAACCTGGCCGAGACCATGGAAGAGCTGCGCGCCATGGGCTTCGTGCTCCTAGGGCTCGATGGCACCGCCGAGGACACCATCGGCACGGCCCTGCGCGACCTCACAGACCGTCCCATCGCCCTGGTGTTGGGTGCCGAGGGACCGGGCCTGCGGGACAAGACTAAGGAAACCTGCAACCGGCTGGTGAAAATTCCCTTCGCCCGCGACTTCGGATCGCTCAATGTCTCGAACGCGGCGGCGGTCGCACTTTATGCTTGCCGGGGCGAGGGATGACACGCGCCCGCCCGGCCCCTATCTAGGGGTCAAGGAGATCCAGATGCCCGAGCATACGAAACTAGCCACCTGTTCCTATTGCAGCGCCCGGACCATGCTGGTGCCGTCCGCGCGGGACGGGCATGAGCTGGCCTGCGGCTCCTGCGGCGCGCCCCTGCACGAGATGAAATGGCTCAAAGCGCCCAGCGGGACCAAGCCTGCCAAGCGCAAGAAGGCCACGGGCTATATCCCCGGCGTGCACGGCCCGGAACACGGCGCGCGCCCGCAGTCCGCCCGCATGGGTCCGGACCCGCGTCGGCGCAAGAAACGCAAGAAGCCCCTGTGGAAGCGTGCCCTTTCCGAAGCCGTGGATGTGATCGAAGACATTTTCGACTGAAACAATTCTCACGGGGGCGCCGCGCCGTTTCACATGGAAGTCAGACGGGTTGCGCAGGCGATCACCCGAGGCCACCTCGGCGTCATAACCTCGGAAGGATCGCCCCATGCTCACCAAACGCCAGTTCCTGATCGGCACCGCCACCGCGCTCGCCACAGCCCCCCTTGCGGCCCCTGCCCTGGCCGCTGAACCGCCGGTATTCTCGGACCGCGGTGCTGCCATCCGCGGCTATGACCCGGTGGCCTACTTCACCCTGGGCGAACCCACCGAAGGAAGCGACGCCTTCACCCATGACTGGAACGGCGTGACCTGGCGCTTTGCGTCCGACGCGCATCGCGCAGCCTTCGCCGCCGACCCTGTGGCCTACGCCCCGCAATTTGGCGGCTACTGCGCCTGGGCTGTGGCCGAGGGCTATACCGCCTCCACCATCCCGGAAGCCTGGCGCATCGTCGATGGCAAGCTCTACATGAACTTCTCCAGACGCGTGCAGCGCCGCTGGGAAAGGGACATTCCCGGCAATATCGCCCGCGGAAACGCCAACTGGCCGCAGGTTCTCGCCTGATCGCGCACCCAAGAGCGGCCGATGGCGCTCAGGACACAGGCCTCATCACAGAATCGTGAAGAATACCTTTCAATCCGACAACGCGTTCCTACGTATTCCTGAGGAAGGCGGGCTCGGAACTCCCGCGCTTCATTCACTGTCCCTCGTTCCGTTACTTTACGCCCGGCCCTCTCGGCACGGGCGTTTTTTTTGGCGAAACGCGCATGGCCAACCTGCGCCCGCGCAGGATCCCGACTTCCCGCGCGGCCCGCATGACGCTAGGCTCGCACCATGATCCACGACCCCATAACACCGCCGAGCGACGACGATTTCCGCCGCATCCTGACCCGGACCCGCACCGTGGCCTGCGTCGGCGTATCGATGAACACCGTGCGGCCCTCCTACTACGTCGCACGCTACCTGTCGTTAAAGGGCAAGACCGTCATTCCCGTGAACCCCGGCCACGCGGGCAAGACCCTCTTCGGCCAGACCGTGCGCGCCTCTCTTGCGGATATTCCCGAGCCCGTGGACATGCTCGACATCTTCCGCCGCTCCGAAGCCGTGCCGGAGGTGGTGGACGCGGCACTGGAGGCGCTGCCGGGGCTGAAGGTGATCTGGATGCAGATCGGTGTGACCCACCCGGAAGCCGCCGCCAAGGCCCGCGCCGCCGGGATCGAGGTCATCCAGGACAGATGCCCCAAGATCGAGTACCAACGCCTCTTCGGCGAGTTGCGGATGGGCGGATTCAACACCGGCGTGATCAGCTCGAAACTCTGAGACCCCGGCGGGCGCTCGCCTGTCCGTTGCAATGGAGAGGGGCCAAGGATTTTGGAAAATCCTTAAGCGGCTTGGAAGCCGCTTGGCCCTAGCGGCTGGCTTTTTCGCTGATCCCCGAGATGCCTTCGCGCCGCTCCAGCTCCGCCAGCACCTCCGCCAGCGCCACATCGCGCGCCGCCAGCATCACCAGCAGGTGATAGAGCACATCCGCCGCCTCGGAGGTCAGCTTCGCCCGGTCGCCCTTCACCGCCTCGATGATCGCCTCGACCGCCTCTTCCCCGAATTTCTCGGCGCATTTCTCCGGCCCCTTGGCCAGCAGCTTCGCGGTCCAGGAACTGTCCGGATCGGCCCCCTTCCGGGCCGCGATCGTCGCCTCCAGTCGCGCCAGCACGCTCATGACAACCGCACGGGGATCCCCGCCTCCGCCATGTGTTCCTTCGCCTCGCGGATGGTGAACTCCCCGAAATGGAAGATCGACGCCGCCAGCACGGCACTCGCCCCCCCCTCGGTCACGCCCTCGACCAGGTGATCGAGCGTGCCAACCCCACCGCTCGCGATCACCGGCACCGACACCGCATCCGAAATGGCCCGCGTCAGGGCTATGTTGAAGCCCTGCTTGGTCCCGTCCCGATCCATCGACGTGAGCAGGATCTCTCCCGCCCCCTTTTCCACGACCGTTTTGGCGAATTCCACCGCGTCGATCCCCGTTGGCTTGCGCCCGCCATGGGTGAATATCTCCCACCGCCCCGGCGCCACGGTCTTGGCATCTATCGCGCAGACGATGCACTGGCTGCCGAACTTGTCGGCGGCCCGCGCGATCACGTCCGGATCCGCCACGGCCGCCGAGTTGAACGACACCTTGTCCGCCCCCGCCAGAAGCAGGTTGCGCACATCCTCCGTGGTCCGCACCCCGCCGCCGATGGTCAGCGGCATGAAGCATTGCTCCGCCGTTCGCGTGGCCAGGTCATACATCGTGCCGCGGTTCTCATTGGTCGCGTGGATGTCGAGAAAGCACAGCTCGTCCGCCCCCGCCGCGTCATAGGCCTTGGCCGATTCC
The Dinoroseobacter shibae DFL 12 = DSM 16493 genome window above contains:
- the rlmB gene encoding 23S rRNA (guanosine(2251)-2'-O)-methyltransferase RlmB — encoded protein: MAGKKPTWVIDKERAKRAAAAQTVWLFGLHAVRDALENPARTKLRLVVTRNAADKLAEAIAGAGIAPEIADPRRFPAPLDPGSVHQGAALEVKPLAWGPLAETVLTGPADRPPLVVLLDRVTDPHNVGAILRSAEVFGAAAVISTARSAAPETGALAKTASGALERQPYLRVRNLAETMEELRAMGFVLLGLDGTAEDTIGTALRDLTDRPIALVLGAEGPGLRDKTKETCNRLVKIPFARDFGSLNVSNAAAVALYACRGEG
- a CDS encoding YHS domain-containing (seleno)protein — its product is MLTKRQFLIGTATALATAPLAAPALAAEPPVFSDRGAAIRGYDPVAYFTLGEPTEGSDAFTHDWNGVTWRFASDAHRAAFAADPVAYAPQFGGYCAWAVAEGYTASTIPEAWRIVDGKLYMNFSRRVQRRWERDIPGNIARGNANWPQVLA
- a CDS encoding CoA-binding protein, producing the protein MIHDPITPPSDDDFRRILTRTRTVACVGVSMNTVRPSYYVARYLSLKGKTVIPVNPGHAGKTLFGQTVRASLADIPEPVDMLDIFRRSEAVPEVVDAALEALPGLKVIWMQIGVTHPEAAAKARAAGIEVIQDRCPKIEYQRLFGELRMGGFNTGVISSKL
- a CDS encoding phosphoribosyl-ATP diphosphatase, whose product is MSVLARLEATIAARKGADPDSSWTAKLLAKGPEKCAEKFGEEAVEAIIEAVKGDRAKLTSEAADVLYHLLVMLAARDVALAEVLAELERREGISGISEKASR
- the hisF gene encoding imidazole glycerol phosphate synthase subunit HisF translates to MLKIRVIPCLDVADGRVVKGVNFVDLVDAGDPVESAKAYDAAGADELCFLDIHATNENRGTMYDLATRTAEQCFMPLTIGGGVRTTEDVRNLLLAGADKVSFNSAAVADPDVIARAADKFGSQCIVCAIDAKTVAPGRWEIFTHGGRKPTGIDAVEFAKTVVEKGAGEILLTSMDRDGTKQGFNIALTRAISDAVSVPVIASGGVGTLDHLVEGVTEGGASAVLAASIFHFGEFTIREAKEHMAEAGIPVRLS